The following are encoded together in the bacterium genome:
- a CDS encoding DUF2855 family protein yields the protein MSSDFLVDRAEWRRCRVIDAAPEPAPGPGQVLLRVDRFALTANNVTYAVIGDMLGYWRFFPADDGWGRIPVMGFGDVLASRHADVRAGERVFGFFPMATHLLVDAGDADAAKFADLAPHRADTAPVYRQYLRTTTDALYDPAREDQLLLLRGLFMTSFLVDDFLGDNGGFGARTFVVSSASSKTAIALAAQLRRHRRGRVIGLTSARNADFVRGLPYYDGVVEYDAIATLPADEPIVFVDHSGDRAVVDTLHRHVGDNLRHSAVVGATHWQGRRPSRDLPGAPPTFFFAPAQIEKRTREWGPAGLEERLGDAWRAFVASSDAWLEVVRGYGPAAVERAYREVLEGQARPEQGHVLSMWDEGTR from the coding sequence ATGAGCTCCGATTTCCTCGTGGATCGTGCCGAGTGGCGTCGTTGCCGCGTGATCGACGCGGCGCCCGAGCCGGCGCCGGGCCCCGGGCAGGTGCTGCTGCGCGTCGATCGGTTCGCGCTCACCGCCAACAACGTCACCTACGCCGTCATCGGCGACATGCTCGGCTACTGGCGCTTCTTCCCGGCGGACGACGGCTGGGGCCGCATTCCCGTCATGGGCTTCGGCGACGTGCTCGCGTCGCGCCACGCCGACGTCCGCGCGGGCGAGCGCGTGTTCGGCTTCTTCCCCATGGCGACGCACCTCCTAGTCGACGCCGGCGACGCCGACGCCGCCAAGTTCGCCGACCTGGCTCCGCACCGCGCCGACACGGCGCCGGTCTACCGCCAGTACCTGCGCACGACGACCGACGCCCTCTACGACCCGGCCCGCGAGGATCAGCTCCTGCTGCTGCGGGGCCTCTTCATGACCTCGTTCCTGGTCGACGACTTCCTCGGCGACAACGGCGGGTTCGGCGCGCGCACGTTCGTCGTCTCCAGCGCGTCGAGCAAGACCGCCATCGCGCTGGCGGCGCAGCTCCGTCGCCACCGGCGCGGCCGGGTGATCGGGCTCACCTCGGCGCGCAACGCCGACTTCGTCCGGGGCCTGCCGTACTACGATGGCGTCGTCGAGTACGACGCCATCGCGACGCTGCCGGCGGACGAGCCGATCGTCTTCGTCGACCACTCCGGCGACCGGGCGGTCGTCGACACGCTGCATCGCCACGTCGGCGACAACCTGCGTCACAGCGCCGTCGTCGGCGCCACGCACTGGCAGGGACGCCGCCCGTCGCGCGATCTGCCGGGCGCCCCGCCCACGTTCTTCTTCGCTCCGGCGCAGATCGAGAAGCGCACGCGGGAGTGGGGGCCTGCCGGGCTCGAGGAGCGTCTCGGCGACGCCTGGCGCGCCTTCGTCGCCTCGAGCGACGCCTGGTTGGAGGTCGTGCGCGGGTACGGCCCCGCCGCCGTGGAGCGCGCCTACCGCGAGGTCCTCGAGGGGCAGGCCCGACCGGAGCAGGGACACGTGCTCTCGATGTGGGACGAGGGCACGCGATGA